Proteins from a genomic interval of Chitinophagales bacterium:
- a CDS encoding LytTR family DNA-binding domain-containing protein: MKCLIVDDDAISRRTLSKMCSRVDFIDIIAECSDATEALIHLNNEQIDLIFLDIHMPNMTGIEFVRNMRQLPQIVFTTSDDNFALEAFEYNVTDYLIKPVNYPRFLKAIQKAKAIHESENMVATPSPKIEQQTLFLKEDGRLTKLNLADILWIESVGDYANFITTKEKYTVHSTLKKIEDRLPTETFHKIHRKYIINIGKIVDIEDNSVLIKDTILPISRRNRESLMKKLNLI; the protein is encoded by the coding sequence ATGAAATGTTTAATTGTTGATGATGATGCTATATCTCGTCGTACCCTGTCAAAGATGTGTAGTAGAGTAGATTTTATAGACATTATTGCAGAATGTAGTGATGCTACTGAAGCCTTAATACATCTGAATAATGAGCAAATCGATTTAATATTTTTGGATATACACATGCCCAATATGACAGGTATTGAGTTTGTTCGAAATATGCGACAGCTACCTCAAATTGTTTTTACTACTTCTGATGATAATTTTGCCTTGGAAGCTTTTGAATACAATGTTACAGATTATTTAATCAAACCAGTAAATTACCCACGCTTTTTGAAGGCAATCCAAAAGGCAAAGGCTATTCACGAAAGTGAGAATATGGTTGCTACTCCCTCACCAAAAATTGAACAACAAACTCTTTTTTTGAAGGAAGACGGAAGGCTTACCAAGCTCAATTTAGCGGATATTTTGTGGATTGAATCCGTAGGTGATTATGCTAATTTTATAACTACTAAAGAAAAATATACAGTTCATTCTACACTAAAAAAAATTGAAGATCGACTTCCCACCGAAACATTTCACAAAATCCACCGAAAGTATATCATCAACATTGGTAAAATTGTCGACATCGAAGACAATTCTGTGCTTATCAAAGATACCATTTTACCCATTAGCCGCCGAAACAGAGAATCATTGATGAAAAAGTTAAATCTAATTTGA
- a CDS encoding pitrilysin family protein — MQNRLNRNTAPPLRPLQALKVIQPQKLHLDNDIPVYLWNMGTQEVVMIRLIFQAGRWHEKQRLSAEFTARMLREGTQQMNAKQLHNRIEYHGATLKSSANKDYASITLYTLTKHLPYLLPVLQEMLTEASFPEKELQTILQNSKQKLLVNLEENDYLAQRHINRILFGDAHPYGYNVQTSDYDAVNTEILKAFYQQCYAPNNCQIYIAGKLSEEELGLVNRYLGTSHWQKRVIEAEPNHLIPTYKPQQEYISKKDSVQAAICMGQPLFNKTHPDYLPFYVLNTLFGGFFGSRLMANIREEKGLTYGIYSTDISFLRAGYWNISTEVADDAWEETIKEIFFEMNRLKDTLVEPEELELVKSYLMGNLLSSVDGAFNLASALEGIYLYGLEIDYFDKIISSIEEITPNDLQKLACKYFDEQQLSYVVVGK; from the coding sequence ATGCAAAATAGGCTCAATCGAAATACAGCCCCCCCACTTCGTCCACTTCAAGCATTGAAGGTGATACAACCCCAAAAGCTTCATTTAGACAACGATATTCCCGTTTATTTATGGAACATGGGTACACAAGAAGTGGTGATGATACGCCTCATTTTTCAGGCAGGCAGATGGCACGAAAAGCAGAGATTGTCAGCAGAATTTACCGCTCGAATGTTGCGAGAAGGCACTCAACAAATGAATGCCAAACAGCTGCATAACCGTATAGAATACCACGGTGCTACACTGAAGTCTTCGGCAAATAAAGACTACGCCAGTATAACACTCTATACGCTCACCAAACATTTGCCATACCTATTGCCTGTTTTACAAGAAATGCTCACAGAAGCAAGTTTCCCTGAAAAAGAGCTGCAAACCATTCTTCAAAACAGCAAGCAAAAATTATTGGTCAATCTTGAAGAAAACGATTATTTGGCACAACGTCATATCAATCGCATTCTTTTTGGAGATGCCCACCCTTATGGCTACAATGTGCAAACCTCGGATTATGATGCGGTGAATACAGAAATTCTCAAAGCATTTTACCAACAATGCTATGCTCCCAACAACTGCCAGATATACATTGCAGGGAAATTGAGCGAGGAAGAATTAGGTCTTGTCAACCGTTATTTGGGTACGTCTCATTGGCAAAAACGGGTCATTGAAGCAGAACCCAACCACCTTATTCCTACTTATAAGCCTCAGCAAGAGTATATTTCCAAAAAAGACTCCGTACAGGCAGCTATTTGCATGGGGCAGCCACTATTCAATAAAACACATCCTGATTACCTGCCTTTTTATGTATTGAATACGCTATTTGGAGGTTTTTTTGGTTCTCGCTTGATGGCCAACATAAGAGAAGAAAAGGGATTGACTTATGGTATATATTCTACCGACATATCTTTTTTAAGAGCAGGTTATTGGAATATTTCGACCGAAGTGGCCGATGACGCATGGGAGGAAACGATCAAAGAAATATTTTTTGAAATGAATCGTTTAAAAGACACTTTGGTAGAACCAGAAGAATTGGAATTGGTCAAAAGTTATTTGATGGGCAATTTGTTGTCCAGTGTAGATGGGGCATTTAACCTTGCAAGTGCTTTGGAAGGTATTTATCTGTATGGACTCGAAATAGATTACTTTGATAAGATTATCTCTAGCATTGAAGAGATTACACCAAATGACCTTCAAAAATTAGCGTGCAAATATTTTGACGAACAACAACTTAGCTATGTAGTTGTTGGTAAATAA
- a CDS encoding Hpt domain-containing protein yields the protein MSTLNTKVKTPPIYLDLTHLQQISEGDTAFECEILLIYLREVPEIVRQTQQALKGRDYLEAANLIHVLKSKIRVVGLKQAWRLADFIEINLRKKTNLNQLGSKIEIFFKIIRKSIFLVNKELLKSTK from the coding sequence ATGTCTACCCTAAATACAAAAGTTAAAACCCCTCCTATTTATTTAGATTTGACTCACTTACAGCAAATTTCAGAAGGAGATACAGCATTTGAATGTGAAATCTTATTGATTTACTTACGCGAAGTTCCTGAGATAGTTCGACAAACACAACAAGCATTGAAGGGCAGAGATTACCTTGAGGCGGCTAATTTAATACACGTATTGAAGTCAAAAATTCGTGTAGTTGGTTTGAAACAGGCATGGCGATTAGCTGATTTTATTGAAATAAACCTTAGGAAGAAAACCAATCTCAATCAATTGGGCAGTAAGATTGAGATCTTTTTCAAAATAATAAGAAAAAGTATATTTTTGGTAAACAAGGAATTATTAAAATCAACTAAATGA
- the panB gene encoding 3-methyl-2-oxobutanoate hydroxymethyltransferase, which yields MSVHRKIQTKRVTTNTLLAMKEVGEKISMLTAYDYSLARIVDAAGVDIILVGDSASNVMAGHETTLPITLDQMIYHASAVVKAVKRALVVVDLPFGSYQGDSKKALSSAVRIMKESGAHAIKMEGGKEIKDSIERILSAGVPVMGHLGLTPQSIYKFGTYAVRAKKRDEAEQLLKDAKLLEKTGCFGLVLEKIPAELGKKVAEAVSIPAIGIGGGGHVDGQVLVLHDMLGITVDFSPRFLRRYLNLFEDIKGAVGNYIEDVKSGDFPNDKEQY from the coding sequence ATGTCTGTTCATAGAAAAATACAAACAAAGCGAGTGACCACCAATACACTGTTGGCAATGAAGGAAGTAGGCGAAAAAATTTCGATGCTTACTGCCTATGATTATTCACTTGCCAGAATCGTAGATGCCGCAGGTGTTGACATCATATTGGTTGGTGATTCTGCTTCAAACGTCATGGCAGGACACGAAACAACGCTGCCCATCACTCTCGACCAAATGATTTACCACGCTTCGGCTGTGGTAAAAGCAGTCAAAAGGGCGTTGGTTGTCGTGGATTTGCCTTTTGGTTCTTATCAGGGTGACTCCAAAAAAGCCTTGAGTTCGGCAGTTCGAATCATGAAAGAATCGGGCGCACATGCCATCAAAATGGAAGGCGGCAAAGAAATCAAAGATTCTATAGAGCGTATCTTGTCAGCAGGTGTTCCTGTGATGGGGCATTTGGGACTGACTCCCCAATCGATTTATAAATTTGGCACGTATGCGGTGAGGGCTAAAAAACGAGATGAAGCGGAACAGTTGCTCAAGGATGCAAAACTATTGGAGAAAACAGGTTGCTTTGGACTTGTGCTCGAAAAAATTCCTGCTGAACTGGGCAAGAAAGTAGCCGAAGCGGTGTCTATTCCTGCCATTGGTATTGGAGGAGGAGGTCATGTGGACGGTCAAGTGCTGGTGCTACACGATATGCTGGGTATTACCGTTGATTTTTCACCACGTTTTTTGCGTCGTTACCTCAATCTTTTTGAAGACATCAAAGGTGCTGTCGGAAATTATATTGAAGATGTAAAATCAGGTGATTTTCCGAATGATAAGGAGCAGTATTAA
- a CDS encoding gliding motility-associated C-terminal domain-containing protein: protein MNSKKTFKKYTFVLLLLASWMLNTVQAQPNPPKIDCASFSNSITSVVWDYMPNNDCNGTGSFEAYVIYSSTTPAGPFEEIAAIASPPPFEYNTNTTAHYYYMTIRCGGQESLPSDTVINRRPAPPKIIGTTVLPDGSVQIAFLPSPNPEVSGYLLIRTQNNGQNFETVSDVPSALEDLTIINDTIYIIDTGIDASIASIGYRLRSYSCSESENPSVLSDTHYTVFVSAEVDQCNDLVNLSWTPYIGWNQTINGIAVDSVTSYTIYTDTDTIVVAAPSTTFAYSITPNTASKCFKIVANNTTNLASESNEVCITREASNPPTDICLNILTIDTLNNVVELAWNLDETADISSLQIFRGSSLTNLQSLGEIQAGDSFISFFDPININQGPYFYQIVHVDECNRRVESNIGNTIFLSGRNQLDGTNLLNWSEFNIGENSTVNGYTIYRSENTPFKNFTPIQSENNTTLDFKDELNNVENADLSYCYYIEAQYNVICNDGTVSNELTQSNQVCISQSPRIFVPNAFAPNGVNKVFKPILRNPNPNDYQMVVFNRWGEHLFTTSDPDEGWNGYYQGKLAPQGVYAYYIRMQTELGFVLERKGTVMLVR, encoded by the coding sequence GTGAACAGTAAAAAAACTTTCAAAAAATATACATTCGTTTTACTTCTTTTGGCTTCATGGATGCTCAATACAGTGCAAGCGCAACCCAATCCGCCAAAAATAGATTGTGCCAGTTTCAGCAATTCTATCACCAGCGTTGTGTGGGATTATATGCCCAACAACGACTGCAATGGTACAGGTAGTTTTGAAGCTTATGTCATCTATAGTTCGACCACCCCAGCAGGGCCATTTGAAGAAATTGCTGCAATTGCTTCTCCTCCGCCTTTTGAATACAATACCAACACTACTGCCCATTATTATTACATGACCATCCGATGTGGTGGACAAGAATCTCTGCCTTCTGATACGGTCATCAATCGCCGCCCTGCTCCTCCTAAAATTATTGGGACTACTGTATTACCAGATGGCAGCGTCCAAATTGCTTTTTTACCCAGCCCAAACCCAGAAGTATCGGGTTATCTGTTGATTAGAACTCAAAATAATGGACAAAATTTTGAAACAGTCTCCGATGTACCCAGCGCATTGGAGGATTTAACCATCATCAATGATACTATTTACATCATTGATACAGGTATAGATGCGAGTATTGCTTCGATTGGGTATCGGTTGCGCTCCTACAGTTGCAGCGAATCAGAAAACCCAAGTGTATTGTCCGATACACACTATACCGTTTTTGTGAGTGCAGAAGTAGATCAGTGCAATGATTTGGTGAACCTATCATGGACTCCTTATATTGGTTGGAACCAAACTATCAATGGCATTGCAGTAGATAGCGTTACGAGTTACACCATTTATACCGACACAGATACCATCGTAGTAGCAGCACCAAGCACTACTTTTGCTTATTCAATCACTCCAAATACAGCTTCAAAATGTTTTAAAATTGTTGCCAACAATACCACCAATTTAGCTTCCGAATCCAACGAGGTCTGCATCACCAGAGAAGCAAGCAATCCTCCAACAGATATTTGTTTGAATATCTTGACAATAGATACTCTCAACAATGTCGTAGAATTGGCATGGAACTTAGACGAAACCGCAGATATTAGTTCTTTGCAGATTTTCAGAGGCAGCAGTCTCACCAACCTGCAAAGTTTGGGCGAAATTCAGGCTGGTGACTCCTTTATCAGTTTTTTTGACCCTATAAATATCAATCAAGGGCCTTATTTCTATCAGATTGTGCATGTCGATGAATGTAATAGAAGAGTAGAGTCCAATATCGGCAATACTATATTTTTGAGTGGGCGCAATCAATTAGACGGCACAAACCTGCTCAATTGGAGTGAATTTAATATTGGCGAAAACTCAACCGTCAATGGCTATACGATTTACCGAAGCGAAAACACGCCCTTCAAAAATTTCACCCCTATTCAATCAGAGAACAACACTACATTGGACTTCAAAGATGAATTGAACAATGTTGAAAATGCGGATCTTTCTTATTGCTACTACATTGAAGCACAGTACAACGTAATCTGCAATGACGGAACCGTTAGCAATGAACTTACCCAATCCAACCAAGTTTGCATTTCACAATCACCTCGTATATTTGTTCCCAATGCCTTTGCTCCAAATGGGGTAAACAAGGTATTCAAACCTATTTTGAGAAACCCAAATCCAAACGATTACCAAATGGTGGTCTTCAATCGTTGGGGAGAACATCTTTTCACAACATCTGATCCTGATGAAGGGTGGAACGGTTACTATCAAGGCAAACTTGCTCCACAGGGAGTTTATGCGTATTATATCCGTATGCAAACCGAATTGGGTTTTGTATTGGAGCGCAAAGGCACTGTGATGTTGGTGCGTTAG
- a CDS encoding DUF1152 domain-containing protein, with translation MELILLILILKSNSNAILQILWCPFISQTIIKQYTLSQTIFFKKLEKAQNILIAGVGGGFDIFSGLPLYFNLIAQGKKVHLANFSFTHLSQTTAQKVYHDCYQVLPNNRGLSGFGYFPEKVLAEWFLTQDNPTSVFAFEKTGVKKLRVAYNFLIKELQLDAIILVDGGTDSLMFGDEQGLGTLVEDSTSLAAVFQSSVKTKLLSCLGFGVDYFHGVSHYHFLENVAKLSREGGYLGCFHLLPFMLEAQKYKSVCGGLCQYADAQLQKHYSQFSSQHIAGRIWGLSPNQSNKGQRIMD, from the coding sequence TTGGAACTTATTCTTCTGATACTCATATTGAAGTCGAATAGTAACGCCATTTTACAGATATTGTGGTGTCCATTCATTTCACAAACAATAATCAAGCAATACACTTTATCTCAAACCATTTTCTTCAAAAAACTCGAAAAAGCGCAAAACATACTCATTGCAGGAGTAGGAGGAGGTTTTGACATTTTCAGTGGCTTGCCTTTGTACTTCAATCTGATAGCGCAGGGCAAAAAAGTCCATTTAGCCAATTTTTCGTTTACACATCTCTCTCAGACAACCGCACAAAAAGTGTATCATGATTGCTACCAAGTGCTTCCCAACAATCGAGGTTTGAGTGGTTTTGGCTATTTTCCCGAAAAAGTATTAGCAGAGTGGTTCTTGACCCAAGACAACCCAACCAGTGTTTTTGCTTTTGAAAAAACGGGAGTAAAAAAGCTGCGAGTGGCCTACAATTTTCTCATCAAAGAACTTCAATTAGATGCCATCATTTTGGTAGATGGAGGCACGGATAGTTTGATGTTTGGAGATGAACAAGGCTTGGGAACACTCGTTGAAGATAGCACTTCCTTAGCGGCAGTTTTTCAGTCTTCGGTTAAGACCAAATTGTTGAGTTGTTTGGGTTTTGGAGTAGATTATTTTCACGGTGTTTCCCACTATCATTTTTTGGAGAATGTGGCGAAACTATCAAGGGAAGGTGGTTATTTGGGTTGTTTTCACCTGCTGCCTTTTATGTTAGAAGCCCAGAAATATAAATCTGTGTGTGGTGGATTATGCCAATATGCGGATGCCCAACTTCAAAAGCATTATAGCCAATTCAGTAGTCAGCACATTGCAGGGAGAATATGGGGACTATCACCGAACCAATCGAACAAAGGGCAGCGAATTATGGATTAG
- a CDS encoding protein kinase, translating into MNQSTQTLPIGTTLYNGKYQIKSVIEEGGLGITYKANSIQLGIYVAVKELYLSGKCNRKENNEVFVKSELASKRFEDYKKKFVAEGRSLAQFKHPNLIQVRDIVEENNTVYLIMDYVEDQTLETYVFERDGLAEEEALLYIRQIANALKQVHEKELLHKDIRPSNILITKEGKPVLVGMGMTGQFVQPTEDTGVQAPNYASMEQYIAQYTKKDDSGPYSDVYGIAATLYFCLIGEHPSSAINRQHEDLTPPKHINDSISDATNQAVLKGMAVKVENRYQTMEAFIAGITNKNNVQNQSALPSGTRLLDGKYRIDKVMGHGGFGITYQATMLSLNSRLVIKELFLPGYCARNEDNNVVLLSLSLDDYNSFRKDFAEEGRKLARINHPSIVKVQDVIEENNTVYLVTDYVEGQSLEERIDKKGPVSEIEGLVYTRQIAEGLIALHDEGILHKDIRPSNIIITRSKQAILVGLGINKEKFPNNNHSQAIGFAPLEQYSTEMRLGNYSDVYSLSATLYYALIGARPVSAFDRYYKNVAVLKDLNAEISEKTSHAVNRGISMKAAERYQEIEDFLADLEEVDPAILHKKRRLQWAMAASIVLLLATILYFVNREEPLPRITLDDYGKFMEVADGLIENGHYHKAVRYYNGILKVKPNDKEVLEAKSYAEHGESFNANWWKELDKEWQEVFQKRIGFQNEPSTQDLKAIFELQELYCYDTNIKTLDPLSNMINLQRLGCYNTPIKSLEPLKHLKELVVLDCSNTLINNLDPIVNLRKLKTIDFSNTQIKDLEPIESLTQLEELYAISTAVENIESLSKLQNLKKLQIPKTAISKLDPIAGLVNLQELYCYNTQISDLTPIANLEQLHTLHCYKTSINQLKPLENLTNLKELHCYNTPVNTLEALRNLQNLRVLYVQNTQINDISPLQSLTNLEYLKSYNTLVSDLKPLAKLMSLKELNCSKTQISDLTPLQSLTNLERLDISKSQVNSLNGLQKLMKLTNLQCNSTRINKLDPIRNLTNLQDLNCSNTAITNIEAVIGLVNLQKLATANTQITSFAPISNLRNLQTLKCEGTAVTDMDPIEKLVNLKNVDCLGKEAITDNLD; encoded by the coding sequence GTGAATCAATCTACTCAAACACTTCCCATAGGCACAACTCTTTACAATGGCAAATACCAAATAAAAAGTGTTATTGAAGAAGGTGGGCTTGGCATTACCTATAAAGCAAATTCCATACAATTAGGAATATATGTAGCAGTAAAAGAATTATATTTATCAGGAAAATGTAATAGGAAAGAAAATAACGAGGTATTTGTAAAGAGCGAATTAGCTTCAAAAAGATTTGAAGATTATAAAAAGAAATTTGTAGCAGAAGGACGATCCTTAGCACAGTTCAAGCATCCCAATTTGATTCAGGTAAGAGATATTGTTGAAGAAAACAATACGGTCTATCTGATTATGGATTATGTGGAAGACCAAACCCTTGAAACCTATGTCTTCGAACGTGATGGTTTAGCAGAAGAAGAAGCACTATTGTATATTCGCCAAATAGCCAATGCACTCAAGCAGGTACACGAAAAAGAACTTTTACACAAAGATATTCGTCCTTCCAATATATTGATTACCAAAGAAGGTAAACCTGTATTGGTAGGTATGGGAATGACTGGACAATTTGTACAACCAACAGAAGATACAGGTGTTCAGGCTCCCAACTACGCTTCTATGGAGCAGTACATTGCTCAATACACTAAAAAAGACGATTCAGGACCTTATTCTGATGTATATGGAATCGCTGCAACCCTTTACTTTTGTTTGATTGGCGAACATCCCAGCAGTGCCATCAATAGACAACACGAAGATTTAACACCTCCTAAACACATCAACGATTCCATTTCGGATGCCACTAATCAAGCCGTATTGAAGGGAATGGCAGTAAAGGTAGAAAACCGCTACCAGACAATGGAAGCGTTTATTGCAGGAATTACCAACAAAAACAACGTACAAAATCAATCTGCACTCCCCAGTGGCACTCGCCTATTAGATGGCAAATACCGCATTGACAAAGTAATGGGACATGGCGGTTTTGGCATTACCTATCAAGCTACTATGCTGAGTCTCAATTCTCGATTGGTCATCAAAGAATTGTTTTTACCTGGCTATTGTGCGAGAAATGAAGACAACAATGTTGTATTGTTGTCGCTCTCTCTCGATGACTACAATTCATTCCGAAAAGATTTTGCAGAAGAAGGACGCAAACTCGCCAGAATCAACCACCCAAGCATCGTCAAGGTGCAAGATGTAATTGAAGAAAACAATACGGTTTATTTGGTAACAGACTATGTTGAAGGTCAATCACTCGAAGAACGCATTGATAAAAAAGGACCCGTTTCTGAAATAGAAGGATTGGTTTATACCCGTCAAATTGCAGAGGGCTTGATTGCGCTACACGACGAAGGGATTTTACATAAAGACATTCGACCATCCAACATCATCATTACCCGTTCCAAACAAGCCATTTTGGTCGGTTTGGGCATCAACAAAGAAAAATTTCCGAACAATAACCATTCCCAAGCAATAGGATTTGCTCCTTTAGAGCAGTATTCCACCGAAATGCGTTTGGGAAATTACTCCGATGTTTATTCCTTATCAGCTACATTATACTATGCCCTGATTGGCGCAAGACCTGTGAGCGCATTCGACCGATACTACAAAAATGTGGCGGTGCTAAAAGACCTCAATGCCGAAATCAGCGAGAAAACGAGCCATGCGGTCAATAGAGGCATCTCAATGAAGGCTGCCGAAAGGTATCAAGAAATAGAGGATTTCTTAGCAGACTTAGAGGAAGTAGATCCTGCAATATTGCACAAAAAACGCAGACTGCAATGGGCAATGGCTGCTTCCATCGTATTATTATTGGCCACCATCTTGTATTTTGTGAACAGAGAAGAGCCACTTCCCAGAATTACCCTTGATGATTATGGTAAATTTATGGAAGTAGCAGATGGGCTGATAGAAAATGGACATTACCATAAAGCTGTACGCTACTACAATGGCATTTTGAAGGTCAAACCCAATGATAAAGAAGTACTCGAAGCCAAATCTTATGCCGAACATGGAGAAAGCTTCAATGCTAATTGGTGGAAAGAATTGGACAAAGAGTGGCAAGAAGTATTTCAGAAAAGAATAGGTTTTCAAAATGAGCCATCAACCCAAGATCTAAAAGCTATTTTTGAGCTTCAAGAATTGTATTGTTACGACACAAACATCAAAACACTCGACCCACTGAGCAATATGATCAACCTTCAACGGTTGGGCTGCTACAATACACCTATCAAAAGTTTGGAGCCCTTGAAACACCTCAAAGAATTGGTTGTTTTGGATTGTTCCAATACACTTATCAACAACTTAGATCCTATTGTAAACCTCCGAAAACTCAAAACGATAGATTTTTCTAATACACAAATCAAAGACCTTGAGCCAATCGAAAGTCTGACGCAATTAGAGGAATTGTATGCAATCAGTACGGCAGTCGAAAACATAGAGTCTTTATCCAAACTGCAAAACTTGAAAAAACTGCAGATTCCAAAAACGGCTATCAGTAAACTCGATCCTATTGCAGGTCTTGTAAATTTGCAGGAACTCTACTGCTACAATACCCAGATAAGTGATTTAACCCCAATTGCAAATCTAGAGCAGTTACACACGCTTCATTGCTACAAAACCTCTATAAACCAACTAAAACCGCTTGAGAATTTAACCAATCTGAAGGAACTTCATTGCTACAATACACCTGTCAATACCTTAGAAGCCTTGCGAAATCTTCAAAACTTGAGAGTGCTGTATGTTCAAAATACACAAATCAACGACATTAGTCCTCTTCAGTCTTTGACCAATCTCGAATACCTCAAAAGCTACAATACATTGGTGAGTGATTTAAAGCCACTTGCGAAATTAATGAGTTTAAAGGAGTTAAATTGTTCCAAAACACAAATCAGTGATTTGACTCCCCTTCAATCCCTGACCAACTTAGAGCGATTGGATATTTCTAAATCACAGGTAAATAGCCTCAATGGATTACAAAAACTGATGAAGTTAACAAATCTTCAATGCAATAGTACACGCATCAACAAATTAGATCCTATTCGCAATCTAACCAATCTACAAGATTTGAACTGTTCTAATACAGCTATCACAAATATTGAAGCAGTCATAGGTTTGGTAAACCTTCAAAAGTTGGCAACGGCCAATACACAGATTACCAGTTTCGCACCTATCAGCAACCTTCGCAATTTACAAACATTGAAGTGTGAAGGAACAGCTGTTACTGATATGGATCCAATCGAAAAACTCGTCAATTTGAAAAATGTTGATTGCCTTGGAAAAGAAGCAATTACTGACAATTTGGATTAG